A genomic segment from Aegilops tauschii subsp. strangulata cultivar AL8/78 chromosome 1, Aet v6.0, whole genome shotgun sequence encodes:
- the LOC109774080 gene encoding uncharacterized protein produces MLCGSFREAAERLGLIEADNTLDDCLTEAEQWAMPCSLRRLFATILVHCEPGDVRGLWDRHLEPMSDDYRRSRTSPDEVEQIVLLDIRGMLQSMGKDIVDFALPTIDDAFDPTEGEAREVIEETTVEFDMDDTKLVSSLNLEQRAAYDEILTTVERGDGGVFFVDGPGGTGKTFLYRAMLAKVRSQGKIGIATATSGVAASIMPGGRTAHSRFKIPLSCDDGASCSFTKQSGTTKLLRMALLIIWAEASMTKRQAVEALDNSMRDIMGIRDRPFGGKTVVFADYLLRVGNGTEDVDDQGNILLPEDICLPSTGEVDDLEKLIDHVFPSLDDNMSDSNYMTSRAILSMTNDNVDKINIRMIDRFHGDEVIYHSFDIAEDDPYGYYAQEFLNGLTPNGLPPHALKLKLNCPVILLRNIDPANGLCNGSRLVVRGFERNTIDAEIMIGQHAGRRVFLPRIPLCPSENDMFPFKFKRKQFPIRLSFAMTINKAQGQTIPIVGVYLPNPVFSHGQLYVALSRATAKRNIKILIQKEKPKEKANKLKDNPKKRKRPTVSLLTSMKNIVYKEVLTG; encoded by the coding sequence ATGCTATGTGGGAGCTTTAGAGAGGCTGCTGAAAGGTTGGGACTCATCGAGGCAGACAACACGCTCGACGACTGTCTTACTGAGGCTGAGCAGTGGGCGATGCCATGTTCTCTTAGGAGGCTCTTCGCAACCATCTTGGTGCACTGCGAGCCAGGCGACGTGCGTGGTTTATGGGATAGGCACCTCGAGCCTATGTCAGATGACTATCGTCGATCACGCACGTCCCCTGACGAGGTGGAGCAGATAGTGTTGCTAGACATTAGGGGTATGTTGCAGTCCATGGGTAAAGATATTGTTGATTTCGCTCTTCCGACCATAGATGATGCGTTTGACCCAACCGAGGGCGAGGCAAGAGAGGTCATCGAGGAAACAACCGTTGAGTTTGACATGGATGACACTAAGTTGGTATCTTCGCTGAACTTGGAACAAAGGGCCGCATACGACGAGATACTAACGACTGTTGAACGCGGTGATGGGGGTGTATTCTTTGTTGATGGCCCTGGAGGTACAGGGAAGACCTTCCTATATAGGGCGATGCTTGCCAAGGTGAGGAGCCAAGGCAAGATTGgtatcgctaccgcgacgtccgGCGTCGCCGCTTCTATCATGCCTGGCGGCAGGACTGCCCACTCGAGGTTCAAGATCCCATTGAGTTGCGATGATGGAGCCTCGTGCAGCTTCACCAAGCAGAGTGGGACCACCAAGCTCCTAAGGATGGCCTTGTTGATAATATGGGCCGAGGCCAGCATGACTAAGCGACAAGCGGTAGAGGCATTGGACAACAGCATGCGCGACATCATGGGAATACGTGACCGACCCTTTGGAGGAAAGACTGTTGTGTTTGCAGATTACTTGCTAAGGGTCGGCAATGGCACTGAGGATGTAGACGATCAAGGCAACATACTACTCCCTGAAGATATTTGTCTGCCGTCTACAGGCGAGGTTGACGACCTGGAGAAACTTATTGACCACGTGTTTCCGAGTCTAGATGACAACATGTCTGATTCCAATTACATGACATCTCGAGCAATCCTTTCCATGACAAACGACAATGTCGACAAGATAAACATCCGCATGATAGACCGTTTTCATGGAGATGAAGTAATCTACCATAGCTTTGACATTGCAGAGGACGACCCATATGGCTACTACGCTCAGGAGTTTCTTAATGGATTGACTCCTAATGGTCTTCCTCCGCATGCACTCAAGCTAAAGCTGAACTGCCCTGTCATACTTCTAAGGAACATTGATCCAGCTAATGGACTGTGTAACGGCAGTAGGCTTGTTGTAAGAGGTTTTGAGAGGAACACCATTGATGCAGAAATCATGATTGGTCAACATGCTGGCAGGAGGGTCTTCCTTCCTCGAATACCTCTCTGCCCATCTGAAAACGACATGTTTCCGTTCAAGTTTAAGAGAAAGCAATTTCCTATAAGGCTTAGCTTTGCTATGACCATTAACAAGGCTCAAGGGCAGACCATACCGATAGTTGGTGTCTACCTACCCAATCCCGTGTTCTCTCATGGTCAGCTCTATGTTGCTTTGTCTCGAGCCACCGCGAAGAGAAACATAAAGATACTCATTCAGAAGGAGAAGCCGAAGGAGAAGGCCAACAAGCTAAAGGACAATCCAAAGAAGCGAAAAAGACCGACTGTGTCCTTACTGACCTCGATGAAGAACATCGTCTACAAGGAAGTCCTTACAGGCTGA